Proteins from one Gallus gallus isolate bGalGal1 chromosome 15, bGalGal1.mat.broiler.GRCg7b, whole genome shotgun sequence genomic window:
- the CUX2 gene encoding homeobox protein cut-like 2 isoform X4 yields the protein MAADVGSMLRYRTRFDVRRLQVIALSKRSKEAETAFLSVCKHLIEAPDPAPVLLQRLEPENPPLKDLSCPWKKYPELLGTKEQREGPLPAAGLTAAETTLPDIDSKALLAETLLQRNEAEKQKGLQEAQLTLAMRLGEAEEKIKVLHSALKATQTELLELRCKYDEEAASKADEVAMIMTNLEKANQRAEAAQREVESLREQLAAVNSSLRLACCSPQGAAGDKVNYSMCSGSRLEVALAAKDREILRLLKDIQHLQSSLQELEESSANQIAELEGQLAAKNEAIEKLEEKLQAQADYEEIKTELSILKAMKVASASCSLPQSMSKPEEALLLGKEAFYPPQKYLLEKPSLMASTEEDPSEDESGKDPLGMEQAFPSPQQLPHPPADEPASPTPLPAVPGPGLAPEGPRTFPLSPFPGGERLPGDAPLPKGPPLQGPPYKSEGAGGGLPFPTAFFGAKSSSVPPNTVPPTTSPPDEPAEGSGGSSADEEQLDTADIAFQVKEQLLKHNIGQRVFGHYVLGLSQGSVSEILARPKPWRKLTVKGKEPFIKMKQFLSDEQNVLALRTIQVRQRGSITPRIRTPETGSDDAIKNILEQAKKEIESQKGGEPKNPSTSQAVTNGAGGSSSEDAIKSILEQARREMQAQQQALLEMEAGSSGRPGGTPPTERSTLATVSQNIVPAYVKQEEGSGASPGPPQTPLAVLSPAAFVQSIIRKVKSEIGDAGSYFDQHWASERSLLSRPYTSVSPSLSSSSSSYSGMANGRGWPRGEPAESGANEDELPAAEDEPHRLAEMKVEGAGMEPTVGGRLSYYPAYVPRTLKPTVPPLTPEQYEMYMYREVDTLELTRQVKEKLAKNGICQRIFGEKVLGLSQGSVSDMLSRPKPWSKLTQKGREPFIRMQLWLTDQLGQGISQQPTPSQASPAEPQPSPSPPPSPTEHEKGSQEPLTLALESSKENQQPEGRVVAGKAHPNSQGPVGIQEIVAMSPELDTYSITKKVKEVLTDNNLGQRLFGESILGLTQGSVSDLLSRPKPWHKLSLKGREPFVRMQLWLNDPHNVEKLRDMKKLEKKAYLKRRYGLMSAGSDSESPGARSECASPGLQPQDLSLLQIKKPRVVLAPEEKEALKKAYQLEPYPSQQTIELLSFQLNLKTNTVINWFHNYRSRMRREMLVEGTQDNDTDPEQSGGAAGPRPRAPHSPDSDAEDRKPLFSGGEHPCTGEVKVKEEQGEVGSWSRRRDSCSPAGTAESTGPPQEERGGAPRAAAPSTGNLPRRGGRARASGGPPPPPPPLHPDPGGSQSSANSSRCSLEVSPSSPSAASSPGLAGSASPGPSSAGPVSPALPPAPCPRLSTSVQRRHEKMANLNNIIHRLERAANREEVLEWEF from the exons GTGATTGCACTTAGTAAGAGGAGCAAGGAGGCTGAGACGGCTTTCCTGAGCGTTTGCAAGCACTTGATCGAGGCTCCAG accctgctccagtgctgctcCAGCGCCTTGAGCCTGAAAATCCACCCCTGAAGGATCTCAGCTGCCCCTGGAAGAAGTACCCGGAGCTCCTCGGCACCAAAG agcagagagagggaccgctgccagcagctgggctcaCGGCGGCTGAGACCACACTCCCTGACATCGACAGCAAAGCGCTTTTGGCCGAAACcttgctgcagagaaatgaggcaGAGAAGCAAAA GGGGCTGCAAGAAGCCCAGCTCACCCTGGCCATGCGGCTGGGGGAAGCTGAGGAGAAGATCAAGGTGCTTCATTCAG CGCTGAAGGCGACgcagacagagctgctggagctaCGGTGTAAATACGATGAGGAGGCTGCCTCCAA GGCAGACGAAGTGGCCATGATCATGACCAACCTTGAAAAAGCCAACCAG CGTGCCGAGGCTGCGCAACGGGAGGTGGAGAGCTTGAGGGAGCAGCTGGCAGCTGTCAACAGCTCCCTGCGCCTGGCCTGCTGCTCCCctcagggtgctgctggg GACAAAGTGAACTATTCCATGTGCTCAGGGTCAAGGCTGGAGGTCGCTCTGGCTGCCAAGGACCGGGAGATCCTACGGCTCCTGAAGGACATCCAGCACCTCCAGAGCTcgctgcaggagctggaggaatCCTCCGCCAACCAGATTGCTGAGCTAGAGGGACAGCTGGCCGCCAAGAATGAAGCCATTGAG AAGCTGGAGGAGAAGCTGCAGGCCCAAGCAGACTACGAGGAGATCAAGACAGAGCTGAG CATCCTGAAGGCCATGAAGGTGGCATCCgccagctgcagcctgccccAG AGCATGTCGAAGCCAGAGGaggccctgctgctggggaaggaggcaTTCTACCCACCACAGAAGTACCTGCTGGAGAAGCCCAGCCTGATGGCCAGCACTG AGGAGGATCCCTCTGAAGACGAGTCGGGAAAGGACCCactgggcatggaacaggcatTTCCgtccccccagcagctcccgcaCCCACCGGCTGATGAGCCAGCCTCTCCCACTCCTCTCCCAGCTGTACCTGGCCCCGGCCTGGCTCCCGAAGGCCCCCGGACATTCCCACTGTCCCCCTTCCCAGGGGGAGAGCGGCTCCCAGGGGATGCACCACTCCCCAAGGGCCCTCCACTACAGGGCCCCCCCTACAAGAGTGAGGGTGCTGGAGGGGGACTACCCTTCCCCACTGCTTTTTTTGGAGCCAAAAGCAGCTCCGTGCCCCCCAACACTGTTCCACCCACCACCAGCCCACCTGATGAGCCTGCTGAGGGCAGCGGGGGCAGCTCAGCTGATGAGGAGCAGCTGGATACAGCTGACATTGCCTTCCAGGTGAAGGAACAGCTGCTGAAGCACAACATTGGGCAGAGGGTCTTTGGGCACTATGTGCTGGGACTGTCGCAGGGCTCTGTCAGTGAGATCCTGGCCCGGCCCAAGCCCTGGCGCAAGCTGACGGTGAAGGGCAAGGAGCCGTTCATCAAGATGAAGCAGTTTCTCTCTGATGAGCAGAATGTACTGGCCCTGAGGACTATCCAGGTGCGCCAGAGAG GTAGCATCACACCGCGGATCAGAACGCCAGAAACTGGCTCCGACGACGCCATCAAAAACATCTTGGAGCAAGCAAAGAAGGAGATCGAGTCACAGAAGGGAG GAGAGCCCAAAAACCCATCAACATCTCAAGCAGTGACCAACGGGGCGggtggcagcagctcagaggatGCCATCAAAAGCATCCTGGAGCAGGCACGGCGGGAgatgcaggcacagcagcaggcactgctggagATGGAGGCAGGGAGCAGCGGGCGACCCGGAGGCACACCGCCCACTGAGCGTTCCACATTGGCCACCGTCAGCCAGAACATCGTCCCAGCCTATGTcaagcaggaggaaggcagcgGGGCCAGCCCTGGCCCCCCGCAGACACCCCTTGCTGTCCTCTCACCTGCTGCCTTCGTGCAGAGCATCATCCGCAAGGTGAAGTCAGAGATTGGCGATGCTGGCTCTTATTTTGACCAGCACTGGGCGTCAGAGCGCAGCCTGCTCAGCCGACCCTACACCTCTGTTTCGCCTTcgctctcctcctcttcctcgaGCTACTCTGGCATGGCCAATGGACGAGGCTGGCCAAGGGGTGAGCCTGCTGAGAGTGGAGCCAATGAGGATGAGCTGCCGGCAGCTGAGGATGAGCCACACCGATTGGCAGAGATGAAGGTGGAGGGTGCTGGCATGGAGCCAACGGTCGGTGGCCGGCTGTCCTACTACCCTGCCTATGTACCGCGCACCCTGAAGCCCACTGTGCCTCCGCTGACACCAGAGCAGTATGAGATGTACATGTACAGGGAGGTGGACACACTGGAGCTGACCCGGCAGGTCAAGGAGAAGTTGGCCAAGAACGGCATCTGCCAGAGGATCTTTGGAGAGAAG GTACTGGGCCTGTCCCAGGGCAGTGTGAGTGACATGCTGTCGCGGCCCAAGCCATGGAGTAAGCTGACACAGAAGGGACGGGAGCCCTTCATCCGCATGCAGCTCTGGCTGACGGACCAGCTGGGGCAAGGCATCAGCCAGCAGCCGACCCCCTCCCAGG ccagccctgctgagccACAGCCATCCCCCTCGccgccccccagccccactgagcaCGAGAAGGGCTCGCAGGAGCCCCTTACCCTTGCCCTGGAGAGCAGCAAGGAAAACCAGCAGCCCGAGGGCAGAGTGGTGGCAGGCAAGGCACACCCCAACAGCCAAGGCCCTGTGGGCATCCAGGAGATCGTCGCCATGTCTCCCGAGCTGGACACCTACTCCATCACCAAGAAGGTCAAGGAGGTGTTGACGGACAACAATTTAG GCCAGCGGCTGTTTGGGGAGAGCATCCTGGGCCTGACGCAGGGCTCGGTGTCCGATCTCCTCTCCAGGCCCAAGCCGTGGCACAAGCTGAGCCTGAAGGGGAGGGAGCCCTTTGTCCGCATGCAACTCTGGCTCAACGACCCCCACAACGTCGAAAAACTGCGTGACAtgaagaagctggagaagaaaG cctaCCTGAAGCGTCGGTATGGGCTGATGAGTGCCGGCTCAGACAGCGAGTCCCCTGGCGCCCGCTCCGAATGTGCCAGCCCCGGCCTGCAGCCCCAAGACCTCAGCCTCCTGCAGATCAAGAAGCCAAGGGTGGTGCTGGCTCCTGAGGAGAAGGAAGCCTTGAAGAAAGCCTACCAGCTAGAACCCTATCCCTCCCAGCAGACCATCGAGCTGCTCTCCTTCCAGCTCAACCTCAAGACCAACACCGTCATCAACTGGTTCCACAACTACAG GTCACGGATGCGCCGGGAGATGTTGGTGGAGGGCACACAAGACAACGACACAGACCCAGAGCAGAGTGGTGGGGCAGCCGGCCCAAGGCCTAGGGCCCCACACAGCCCTGACTCGGATGCCGAGGACCGAAAACCCCTTTTCAGTGGGGGTGAGCACCCTTGCACTGGCGAGGTGAAGGTGAAAGAGGAGCAGGGGGAGGTGGGCAGCTGGAGCCGCCGGCGGGACTCGTGCAGCCCGGCCGGGACAGCAGAAAGCACTGGGCCCCCCCAGGAGGAGCGAGGAGGAGCCCCCCGTGCCGCTGCCCCCAGCACCGGCAACCTCCCGCGGCGGGGAGGCCGAGCCAGGGCCTCTGGAGgtcctccaccaccaccaccaccgctGCATCCCGACCCTGGCGGCTCACAGTCATCGGCCAACTCATCCCGCTGTAGCCTGGAGGTGTCCCCCAGCTCGCCTTCCGCTGCCTCCTCGCCTGGCCTCGCTGGTTCAGCCTCACCAGGGCCATCCTCTGCCGGGCCGGTGTCACCGGCACTGCCACCAGCCCCATGTCCCCGGCTCAGCACCAGCGTCCAGCGACGTCACGAGAAGATGGCCAACCTCAACAACATCATCCACCGCCTGGAGCGGGCTGCCAACCGCGAGGAGGTCCTCGAGTGGGAGTTCTGA
- the CUX2 gene encoding homeobox protein cut-like 2 isoform X6 — protein MHLDIRKGIHLLSPCNNTAAIPSCLFDDPAPVLLQRLEPENPPLKDLSCPWKKYPELLGTKEQREGPLPAAGLTAAETTLPDIDSKALLAETLLQRNEAEKQKGLQEAQLTLAMRLGEAEEKIKVLHSALKATQTELLELRCKYDEEAASKADEVAMIMTNLEKANQRAEAAQREVESLREQLAAVNSSLRLACCSPQGAAGQDKVNYSMCSGSRLEVALAAKDREILRLLKDIQHLQSSLQELEESSANQIAELEGQLAAKNEAIEKLEEKLQAQADYEEIKTELSILKAMKVASASCSLPQSMSKPEEALLLGKEAFYPPQKYLLEKPSLMASTEEDPSEDESGKDPLGMEQAFPSPQQLPHPPADEPASPTPLPAVPGPGLAPEGPRTFPLSPFPGGERLPGDAPLPKGPPLQGPPYKSEGAGGGLPFPTAFFGAKSSSVPPNTVPPTTSPPDEPAEGSGGSSADEEQLDTADIAFQVKEQLLKHNIGQRVFGHYVLGLSQGSVSEILARPKPWRKLTVKGKEPFIKMKQFLSDEQNVLALRTIQVRQRGSITPRIRTPETGSDDAIKNILEQAKKEIESQKGGEPKNPSTSQAVTNGAGGSSSEDAIKSILEQARREMQAQQQALLEMEAGSSGRPGGTPPTERSTLATVSQNIVPAYVKQEEGSGASPGPPQTPLAVLSPAAFVQSIIRKVKSEIGDAGSYFDQHWASERSLLSRPYTSVSPSLSSSSSSYSGMANGRGWPRGEPAESGANEDELPAAEDEPHRLAEMKVEGAGMEPTVGGRLSYYPAYVPRTLKPTVPPLTPEQYEMYMYREVDTLELTRQVKEKLAKNGICQRIFGEKVLGLSQGSVSDMLSRPKPWSKLTQKGREPFIRMQLWLTDQLGQGISQQPTPSQASPAEPQPSPSPPPSPTEHEKGSQEPLTLALESSKENQQPEGRVVAGKAHPNSQGPVGIQEIVAMSPELDTYSITKKVKEVLTDNNLGQRLFGESILGLTQGSVSDLLSRPKPWHKLSLKGREPFVRMQLWLNDPHNVEKLRDMKKLEKKAYLKRRYGLMSAGSDSESPGARSECASPGLQPQDLSLLQIKKPRVVLAPEEKEALKKAYQLEPYPSQQTIELLSFQLNLKTNTVINWFHNYRSRMRREMLVEGTQDNDTDPEQSGGAAGPRPRAPHSPDSDAEDRKPLFSGGEHPCTGEVKVKEEQGEVGSWSRRRDSCSPAGTAESTGPPQEERGGAPRAAAPSTGNLPRRGGRARASGGPPPPPPPLHPDPGGSQSSANSSRCSLEVSPSSPSAASSPGLAGSASPGPSSAGPVSPALPPAPCPRLSTSVQRRHEKMANLNNIIHRLERAANREEVLEWEF, from the exons ATGCATCTTGACATTAGAAAAGGAATACATTTGCTCAGCCCTTGTAATAACACTGCGGCTATCCCCAGTTGTCTTTTTGACG accctgctccagtgctgctcCAGCGCCTTGAGCCTGAAAATCCACCCCTGAAGGATCTCAGCTGCCCCTGGAAGAAGTACCCGGAGCTCCTCGGCACCAAAG agcagagagagggaccgctgccagcagctgggctcaCGGCGGCTGAGACCACACTCCCTGACATCGACAGCAAAGCGCTTTTGGCCGAAACcttgctgcagagaaatgaggcaGAGAAGCAAAA GGGGCTGCAAGAAGCCCAGCTCACCCTGGCCATGCGGCTGGGGGAAGCTGAGGAGAAGATCAAGGTGCTTCATTCAG CGCTGAAGGCGACgcagacagagctgctggagctaCGGTGTAAATACGATGAGGAGGCTGCCTCCAA GGCAGACGAAGTGGCCATGATCATGACCAACCTTGAAAAAGCCAACCAG CGTGCCGAGGCTGCGCAACGGGAGGTGGAGAGCTTGAGGGAGCAGCTGGCAGCTGTCAACAGCTCCCTGCGCCTGGCCTGCTGCTCCCctcagggtgctgctggg CAGGACAAAGTGAACTATTCCATGTGCTCAGGGTCAAGGCTGGAGGTCGCTCTGGCTGCCAAGGACCGGGAGATCCTACGGCTCCTGAAGGACATCCAGCACCTCCAGAGCTcgctgcaggagctggaggaatCCTCCGCCAACCAGATTGCTGAGCTAGAGGGACAGCTGGCCGCCAAGAATGAAGCCATTGAG AAGCTGGAGGAGAAGCTGCAGGCCCAAGCAGACTACGAGGAGATCAAGACAGAGCTGAG CATCCTGAAGGCCATGAAGGTGGCATCCgccagctgcagcctgccccAG AGCATGTCGAAGCCAGAGGaggccctgctgctggggaaggaggcaTTCTACCCACCACAGAAGTACCTGCTGGAGAAGCCCAGCCTGATGGCCAGCACTG AGGAGGATCCCTCTGAAGACGAGTCGGGAAAGGACCCactgggcatggaacaggcatTTCCgtccccccagcagctcccgcaCCCACCGGCTGATGAGCCAGCCTCTCCCACTCCTCTCCCAGCTGTACCTGGCCCCGGCCTGGCTCCCGAAGGCCCCCGGACATTCCCACTGTCCCCCTTCCCAGGGGGAGAGCGGCTCCCAGGGGATGCACCACTCCCCAAGGGCCCTCCACTACAGGGCCCCCCCTACAAGAGTGAGGGTGCTGGAGGGGGACTACCCTTCCCCACTGCTTTTTTTGGAGCCAAAAGCAGCTCCGTGCCCCCCAACACTGTTCCACCCACCACCAGCCCACCTGATGAGCCTGCTGAGGGCAGCGGGGGCAGCTCAGCTGATGAGGAGCAGCTGGATACAGCTGACATTGCCTTCCAGGTGAAGGAACAGCTGCTGAAGCACAACATTGGGCAGAGGGTCTTTGGGCACTATGTGCTGGGACTGTCGCAGGGCTCTGTCAGTGAGATCCTGGCCCGGCCCAAGCCCTGGCGCAAGCTGACGGTGAAGGGCAAGGAGCCGTTCATCAAGATGAAGCAGTTTCTCTCTGATGAGCAGAATGTACTGGCCCTGAGGACTATCCAGGTGCGCCAGAGAG GTAGCATCACACCGCGGATCAGAACGCCAGAAACTGGCTCCGACGACGCCATCAAAAACATCTTGGAGCAAGCAAAGAAGGAGATCGAGTCACAGAAGGGAG GAGAGCCCAAAAACCCATCAACATCTCAAGCAGTGACCAACGGGGCGggtggcagcagctcagaggatGCCATCAAAAGCATCCTGGAGCAGGCACGGCGGGAgatgcaggcacagcagcaggcactgctggagATGGAGGCAGGGAGCAGCGGGCGACCCGGAGGCACACCGCCCACTGAGCGTTCCACATTGGCCACCGTCAGCCAGAACATCGTCCCAGCCTATGTcaagcaggaggaaggcagcgGGGCCAGCCCTGGCCCCCCGCAGACACCCCTTGCTGTCCTCTCACCTGCTGCCTTCGTGCAGAGCATCATCCGCAAGGTGAAGTCAGAGATTGGCGATGCTGGCTCTTATTTTGACCAGCACTGGGCGTCAGAGCGCAGCCTGCTCAGCCGACCCTACACCTCTGTTTCGCCTTcgctctcctcctcttcctcgaGCTACTCTGGCATGGCCAATGGACGAGGCTGGCCAAGGGGTGAGCCTGCTGAGAGTGGAGCCAATGAGGATGAGCTGCCGGCAGCTGAGGATGAGCCACACCGATTGGCAGAGATGAAGGTGGAGGGTGCTGGCATGGAGCCAACGGTCGGTGGCCGGCTGTCCTACTACCCTGCCTATGTACCGCGCACCCTGAAGCCCACTGTGCCTCCGCTGACACCAGAGCAGTATGAGATGTACATGTACAGGGAGGTGGACACACTGGAGCTGACCCGGCAGGTCAAGGAGAAGTTGGCCAAGAACGGCATCTGCCAGAGGATCTTTGGAGAGAAG GTACTGGGCCTGTCCCAGGGCAGTGTGAGTGACATGCTGTCGCGGCCCAAGCCATGGAGTAAGCTGACACAGAAGGGACGGGAGCCCTTCATCCGCATGCAGCTCTGGCTGACGGACCAGCTGGGGCAAGGCATCAGCCAGCAGCCGACCCCCTCCCAGG ccagccctgctgagccACAGCCATCCCCCTCGccgccccccagccccactgagcaCGAGAAGGGCTCGCAGGAGCCCCTTACCCTTGCCCTGGAGAGCAGCAAGGAAAACCAGCAGCCCGAGGGCAGAGTGGTGGCAGGCAAGGCACACCCCAACAGCCAAGGCCCTGTGGGCATCCAGGAGATCGTCGCCATGTCTCCCGAGCTGGACACCTACTCCATCACCAAGAAGGTCAAGGAGGTGTTGACGGACAACAATTTAG GCCAGCGGCTGTTTGGGGAGAGCATCCTGGGCCTGACGCAGGGCTCGGTGTCCGATCTCCTCTCCAGGCCCAAGCCGTGGCACAAGCTGAGCCTGAAGGGGAGGGAGCCCTTTGTCCGCATGCAACTCTGGCTCAACGACCCCCACAACGTCGAAAAACTGCGTGACAtgaagaagctggagaagaaaG cctaCCTGAAGCGTCGGTATGGGCTGATGAGTGCCGGCTCAGACAGCGAGTCCCCTGGCGCCCGCTCCGAATGTGCCAGCCCCGGCCTGCAGCCCCAAGACCTCAGCCTCCTGCAGATCAAGAAGCCAAGGGTGGTGCTGGCTCCTGAGGAGAAGGAAGCCTTGAAGAAAGCCTACCAGCTAGAACCCTATCCCTCCCAGCAGACCATCGAGCTGCTCTCCTTCCAGCTCAACCTCAAGACCAACACCGTCATCAACTGGTTCCACAACTACAG GTCACGGATGCGCCGGGAGATGTTGGTGGAGGGCACACAAGACAACGACACAGACCCAGAGCAGAGTGGTGGGGCAGCCGGCCCAAGGCCTAGGGCCCCACACAGCCCTGACTCGGATGCCGAGGACCGAAAACCCCTTTTCAGTGGGGGTGAGCACCCTTGCACTGGCGAGGTGAAGGTGAAAGAGGAGCAGGGGGAGGTGGGCAGCTGGAGCCGCCGGCGGGACTCGTGCAGCCCGGCCGGGACAGCAGAAAGCACTGGGCCCCCCCAGGAGGAGCGAGGAGGAGCCCCCCGTGCCGCTGCCCCCAGCACCGGCAACCTCCCGCGGCGGGGAGGCCGAGCCAGGGCCTCTGGAGgtcctccaccaccaccaccaccgctGCATCCCGACCCTGGCGGCTCACAGTCATCGGCCAACTCATCCCGCTGTAGCCTGGAGGTGTCCCCCAGCTCGCCTTCCGCTGCCTCCTCGCCTGGCCTCGCTGGTTCAGCCTCACCAGGGCCATCCTCTGCCGGGCCGGTGTCACCGGCACTGCCACCAGCCCCATGTCCCCGGCTCAGCACCAGCGTCCAGCGACGTCACGAGAAGATGGCCAACCTCAACAACATCATCCACCGCCTGGAGCGGGCTGCCAACCGCGAGGAGGTCCTCGAGTGGGAGTTCTGA